The DNA region GCACGTGGGTGCCGAACGGGTCGGTGACGGTCACGGCGTTGCCCTTGCGGTGCACCTCGTGCGGCGAGCCGATCGAGTAGGAGGCGAGCGCGATCCCGCTGCTCGGGGTCGCGCCGGCGCTCGGGGCGGTGCCGAACAGGGCGCTGGCCACGGTGAGGCTGGTCGGCGCGGTGCCGAGGGTGGTGAACGCGGACTGCTCGCCGCCGTAGACGCTGCCGAAGGCGGCGCCGCCGGTCACGGTGGTGCCGGCGGGCACGGTGACCGGGACGGTGGTGCCGGCCGGGCCCTGGACGGTGACCACGCCGCCCTGGACGTAGCCGCTGACGGTGCCGGCGGTCTGGGTCTGCCGCCAGGCGGTCTGCTGCTGCAGGGTGGTGCCCGCGTCGGTGAGGGTCTGGTTCACCATCGGGGTGTCGGCGGTGTACCAACCGCGGTACGTGGCGAGGATGTTGGTCAGGGTCTGCAGGGCGAGCCGGTCGTCGGTCAGGTTCGACTGGTGCATGAAGAACGGGCGCGGGTCGTTGCCGAGCACGTACCCGAGGGTGATCTTCACCTGCAGCGGCAGGACGTAGTTCGCCCAGCCGGTGGTCAGGTCCAGCGGCGTGATGCAGGTCGTGGTGGTCGGATTGGCCTCGCAGTTGCCGCTGCCGCCGTTGGCCTTCGAGGTGTACAGCCAGTTGTACTCGCTGACCTCGTCGGACTGGGTGGAGACGTTGTAGAAGACGTTGACCGGGTGGCGCGGCACGCCGAGCGCCGAGGCGATCTGCCGCTGGCCGGTCTCCCGGGAGGCGTCCACGCCGAGCCACTGGATGTTGTTCTGGGTGAGCGCGGCGAGGAAGTTCGGGTTGTCGTAGGGCTGCTGCGGCAGCATCACGGTGCCGGAGTGCTCACCGGCGATCAGCTCGCCCGGCCGGAACGGCAGTCCGTTGGCCTGGCCGAACTGGATGTTCTGCTGGATCTGGCTGTTGACGGTGCCCTGGTCGACGTACTGGATCGCGCCGGTGGAATCGGTCTGGCACTTCCACGGGATCACGGTGAAGTTCTGCACGCAGCCCAGGAACGGGTGCTGGTAGGTGTGGTTGAGCCACATGAAGCTGTTCTTGTTCGCCAGCAGGGCGGTGGTCAGCGGGTCGGTGCCGCCGTTGGCCGCCGCGTAGTCCAGGCTGGGGCCGCCGTTGAACAGGAAGTCCAGGGTGTAGTTGTTCTGCTGTTCCCAGGCGACGGTGGCGGTGACGTCCGCGGGCGTCATCCGGATCGGCGTGGTCGCCGGGACGGTGCCGACGCAGTCGCCCTCGCCCGGGGTGCAGTTGCCGACCTGGCTCCACCGGGAGTTGGCGTTGAAGAGGTCGTCGATGTGGGCGGAGAAGTAGTTGCGCCAGTAGCCGAGGTGGACGCCCTTGGTGACCCAGTCCACGATGCCGTGCGCCAGCAGTCGGAACTGCTGCTGGTAGTAGTTGTAGGCGAAGGTCAGCACCAGTTGCTGGCGCCCGCCGGAGGTGTAGACCCCGGCGAGGGTGCCCTGGGTGGTGGTGCCGGGGATGGTCTCGGTCAGGAACGGCTCGAAGTGCGAGCCGGTGGCCGGGTCGTCGGGAAGCGGGGTCGGCAGGTAGCCGTACGAGCCGTTGCCGCCGGCGGTGCCCTCGAAGGCCACCGGACCGTTCAGGTAGCGGAAGGCGTCCGCGCGGGCGGAGGCGCTCGCGGTGGCGGTGGTGGCGTCCAGCGAGCCGGACCAGGTCGGGGCGGACAGGCCGGTGTTGGCGCCGGGCCAGACGTAGGCGTCCACCTGCCGGACCTGGTAGGTCTGCTCGTACCCGCTCAGCGTGCTCAGTTCGGCCGCGGAGAGCTGGGTCGGCGCGTCGTTGGGCAGCACGACGCCCTCGAAGTGCCCGTGCGGGGTGCCGTCGGCCAGGGTGTCGGCCAGGAAGCCGGCGGTGATCGTGGCCCGGCCGCTGCTGGTCAGGTCGATGACGGTGGTCGGCACGCCCTCGGCGGAGAGCTGCTGCCGGATCCCCTCGACCCAGGGGTTACCGTCGGTGACCACCAGGACGTTCAGGTCCACCCGTGAGCTCGTGGCCGAGGCCGGCACGACGGTGGCCAGCCCGATCACCGCGGTGGCGACGGCCAGTGCGACGGCGGGGAGGAAGCGGAAGGCTCTCACGCGAAAGCCCCCTGCGGTATTACGGTGAGTCGACTCATGGGAGCCGATAATGCCCGGCTGGATCGGCCCGGCGCAGCAGCCTGGGAACAAGATTTACCAAGGGCTGAGGAATTACTGACAGAAGGTCGTCCCGGCGCTGGTCCACGCTCAATGTCCGGGGCGTGAACGGAATTTGATGAAAGCATGGCCCATCAGCGCCACGACCAGCGCCGTCGGCCGTTCCAGCGCCTTCAGAACGGTCGGATCCCACGGTTTCTGGCGAGCGCCTGACAATGCCTCCGGGCCGCGCACCGCACCGGCCTTTCGCGCCGCGGTAGGAATACCGGCCGGGTCGATTTCCGGCTCCCCGCGAAGGGCCGCCCCGAAGCGGACACCGGTGCGCCGCCGATGCGTCCGGACCACGTCGCCGGGATGCGCCGGAACCGGGTCACCAGGTGGCAAGATTGGCCCTGCCCGCCGGACCCGTCACGTCACTCGCGTCGGCGCCGCCGAGTGGCACACGAACCAGGCCTGGACCAGGCTGAGGCGGAAGTCCGGTCGCCAGATGGGTACGGTGTCGATGTTCGATACGAGCTTTGCCTTCCCGCGTTCCCTGTTGAACCCGGTGACCGGTGCCCGAGGGCGGGTCGCCGTCATCGGCGCAGGCGTCGCCGGCCTCGTGTGCGCGTACGAGCTGGAGCGGCGCGGCTTCGACGTCGTGGTCTACGAGCGGTCGAACCGGCCAGGCGGACGGGTGCGGACCCACCGCTTCTGGGACGGCACGCACGTGGACCTGGGTGCCATGCGCATCCCCGGCAACCACCACTGCGTGCTGCACTACGTCTCCCGGTTCCGCCTGGAGACCCGCCCCTTCGTCAACGCCAACCCGCGCGCCTACTACCACCTGCGCGGCCGCCGGGTCCGGGTGCGGGACGTCGCCACCATCTACCCCGCGTACGCACTGCGCCCCGGCGAACGACAGGCCCCGACCCCGATGCTGGACCGCCTCCTCGGCTCGGTGTGGCGCACGCTCACCGTCGAGCAGCAGGAGCGCACGCTGGCCGGTCACTGGGACGACCCGGCGCTGGAGCGGGCAGCCTCGATGTCCCTGTGGCAGTTCGTCCACGAGCACCTCTCCCAGGAGGCCTGGGACCTCATCGGCCACGCCAGCGGGCTCGCCCACTACGAGCAGTCCTCGCTACTGGAGGTCCTGGTCGACTACTTCGGCCTGTTCCACGAACGGCAGGTCGAGCTGGTGAACGGGCTGGACGCGCTGATCCACGCCTTCGTCCGGGCCCTGCGCCCCGACACCCTCCGGCTCTCCAGCCGGATCGACGAACTGGCGCTCACCACGGACGGCGTCCGGATCCACGGCAAGCGGCTCGGCGCCCCGCTGGAGGACCACGCCGACTACGTGGTGTGCTGCGTCCCGGCGCCCGCCCTCGACCAGATCACCGTCACCCCGGGACTGCCCCACGTCCAGCGGCACGCCGTGCGCGGCATCAGCTACGCCAGCAGCAGCAAGACCGTCCTCCACCTCACCCGCCGCCGCTGGGAGCTGGAGGACGGCATCCACGGCGGCGGGAGCTTCACCGACCTGCCGATCCAGCAGTGCTGGTACCCGTCGGACAACGCGATGCCCGTCACGGACGGGGTCAACGGCAGCGCCGACCACCGCTGGGCCGCCCGCGACCCGCTGCGCTCGGCCGAGCCGACCGCCCTGCTCGGCGCCTACCAGTGGGGCGCGAACGCCCGGCGCTTCGCCGCGCTGCCGGCGGCGGACCGCGACGCCCTGGTCCTGGACTGCCTCGAGCGGCTCCACCCCGGCGTCTCCGCCGACGTGGACGACATCGTGCACTGCGACTGGGACGTACAGACCGGCATGGGTGGCGGCGCCTTCGCCCACCTGACGCCCGGCGAGCACACCCGCTACCTGGCCGTGCTCGGCTCACCCCACCCGGCCGACGACCCGCGGATCTTCTTCGCCGGCGAGCACCTGTCCGGCGCCCACGCCTGGTGCCAGGGCGCCGCCCGGTCCGCCCTCGACGCGGTGGGCGCCCTCCTCGACCGCGCCGGCCACCCCCGGACCGCCATCCGGGTGGGCACCGGGTGACCGACCGGGAGCTGGCCCGGGACGACCTCCGCGCCCCGTTCCGACCCGCCCGGAGCGAGCAGGTCGGCATCGAGATCGAGTGCGGTCTGCTCGACCCGGCCACCGGGCTGGCCGCCCGCTACTTCGGGGAACGCGGCGTGCTGGCGGTCCTGGAAGCGGTGCTGGCCCGCTGGGGCGGCGAGCGCCAGGAGGACGCCGGACGGCTGACCGGCGTGCTGCGCCCGGACGGCAGCCAGATCACCCTGGAGCACGGCGGCCAGCTCGAGTACTCCTCGGTGCCCGTCCCGAGCGTGGCCGAGGCGGTGTCCGACATGCGCGCCGCCCTGGAGCAACTCGCCGACCTGGCGAGGCGGTTCGGCCTTGCCCTGGTGCCCGGCGGCAACCTCCCGTTCGACCGGCTGGCCGACATCCAGTGGGTGCCGATGACCAGGGGCGCCATCATGCGGGACTACTTCGCCGGGCTGGGCGCGGCGGGCGACCGGGCCCGGTACATCATGGCGCTGTCGCTGTCCACCCAGGTCACGCTGGACTACCTCTCACCAGCGGACTTCACCGAGAAGCTGCGCGCCCAGATGGCCGCCGCGCCGGTCGTCGCCGCCCTGCTCGTCAACTCACCGATCCAGGAAGGACGTTCGGAAGGCCTGCTGTCCCACCGCAGCTGGGCCTGGCTGCGGATGGACCCGCGCCGGGGCGGCGTGCTCCCGCCCGCGCTACGCCCGGACGTCAGCGTGGACGACGTGATCGACTGGGCCCTCGACATCCCCCTGATCCACTACCGCACCCCGGACGGCCGCTACCACCCGGCGCCCGACCGCCCCTTCGCCGACCTCCTCCGGCACGGCTACGACGACGGGTCGCGCCCCACGGCCGCCCACTGGGCCTCCCACCTGAACCAGCTCTGGACCCACACCCGGGTCCGCAACACCCTGGAACTGCGCGGCTCGGACGGTCCGCCGTACCCGTTCATCGGCGCCGTCCCGGCGCTCTGGACCGGTCTCACCTACCACCCCGAATCCCGCGCCGCCGTCTGGAAGTTGCTCGGCCACCACACCCTGGCGCAGCACCGCGCCGCCCTCACCGAGCTGCCCGTGCAAGGCCTCGCCACCCGCCTGGGCGACGACCCCGTCCGCCCGCTGGCCGCCGAACTGCTCCACCTCGCCCGGGCCGGCCTGTGCGCGCGCGTCGCGGCGGGCCTCGAACCGCCCGACGTCCCCGGCTACCTGGACCCCCTGAACGAGATCGTCGCCACCGGCCACACCTTCGCCGAGCAGGGCCTCCGGCGCTGGCACGGCGAGTTCGGGCGCGACCCGGCGCGCTACGTCGCCGCCCACCGGGTCTGAGGCCCACCGGCCGTCAGAAGCCTGTCAGAAGCCCGTCAGCAGTGCGTCAGCAGTACGTCAGCGGCCCGTCGATCCGGGGACCGCACGTGTGCGGAGCGGTCCCCACCGGGGGACGCACCTGCAGGTCCGCAGGTCCCTCCGGAGGTCAGCCGCATGAGTGCTGATCGACAGGAACTTCGTCCGGTGAGCGCCGCTCACCGGTGGCCGGGCACCGTCGCCGCCCGGCCACCGGGGCGGTCTCACGGCGTCGGTACGGGCGTCGAAGTCGGCGTCGGGCTCGGCGTCGGGGTCTCCTTCCGCGGAGCCTCGGTCTTCGGGGCGGGGGTGGGCATGGCGCTCGCCCGGGCGGCGGGGTTGGTGACCAGGGGGATGCAGCCGTCGCCGCCCGGCTGGTGGCCGCACACCCGCAGGGTGGTGTCGGCCGGGCCGGCGTCGACCATGGCCGAGTAGGCGTCGTAGCCCCAGTGGATCAGGGCTGTCTCCTGCCAGCCGGTGTTGTTGGTGATGGTGGCGGTGTCCCCGGGGGCGCCGTCGGTGAGCCCCGCCCAGGCGGCGCGGCAGCGCGGACTGTAGTGGAGGTAGAGGATCACCTGGCCGACGTTGCCGGTCAGCAGGGTGTGGTCGTCGTCCTCGCACCCCATGACCTGGGGGTCCTTGCCGGCGCAGCCGATGCCCTGGCAGAGCCCGGTCGGCCCGGCCGCCGCGGCGGTGGTACCGGCGTTGCGGCCGTGCAGGTACAGGCTCGCGACCACGACGAGCGCGACCGCGAGGGCGGCGGCGACCAGGGTCCACGGGCGGCGCCATCCGGCGATGCGGGCGAGGACGGCGGAGAGGTCCGTCAACCGTTCGCCCTGCGGTACGGGCGGAGCGGAGAGCTGGACCGGCGCTTCGGTCGGCCGCACGGGAACGGGCTCCGGCACGGAGCCGGGAACGGTGACCGGCACGGGAACGGAGACCGGCACCGGAACGGGAACCGGCCCGGACGCGGACCCCCCGGACGCGTCCCGCGCCGCCTCGGCCTGCCGCAGCAGGGAGGTCAGCAGCTCTCCGTCGCAGTCCACGGCGGCGATCAGCCCGGCCAGCGCCTGAGGAGTGATCAGACGCTTGCCGTTGAGCCAGCGTTCCCAGGACGCCTTGCTGAGGTAGGTCCGCTTCCCGAGTTCGGCGAGCGAGATCCGGTGCGCGTCCTTGACCGCGCGCAGTTCCTCGGCCAGGCGCCGAGCCGGTTCCGCAAGGTCGTCAGGAAGCGGTTTCCAGGACTGACTCATCGTGGCGGGCACCTCTGGCGGGTCGGCGGCAGACATGGACTGATCCAGTTTCAGATGATCAGTTTAATCGCACCCCGCCCTCGACCCCCGCCGCCCGCGGTGCACCGTCTCAACCGTCTCCACCCCGGTGTCTCAAGCCCCAGGTCAGGGGCCCTGATACGGGTCGCATCGTCTCAGAACCATCGGAGACGGTCGAAGATCGAGGGGAGATCCCGCAGAGTTGGCCGGACCGGTAGCACTGAGGTCAACAGCGCTCCTGGTGCGGGTAAAGCCGAAGGCGTCAGGGCAGCGGACGCCTACGACCCGTCACCAGGTCCTCCACACCGCCGCACCGGTCATGTGTCAGAGCACTTTTCGGGGAGAAGCCTCATGGGCCGCCAACACGCGTCCGCCACCACGTCACCGTCCCCCGCCGACCGGCTCGCCAGCGAGCTGCAGTCGCTGAAGTCCGGGTCGGGCCTCACCTACGCCCGGCTCAGCGAACGCACCCACTACGCGAAGTCCTCGTGGGAGCGGTGGGTGAACGGGAAGCAGTTCCCCCCGCGCGACGCGGTGCAGAGCATCGCGTCCGTCTGCGGGGGCGACGCCGAACACCTGCTGGAGCTGTGGCGCCTCGCGGACAGCCGCCGCATCACGTTCACCGCACCGGGCGCCGCCCCGGCTCCCGGTACGACGGGCCCCGAGGCCGCCCCGGCCCACGGCGGGGGCCCGGCCGAGGACGCGGACTCCCCCTGCCCGCACCGTCGGCAGGCCGCCCTGCTGCGGCGAGTGGCCCTGCTCTCCCTGGCGCTCGGCGCGGGCGGAGTGCTGGCCGCCACCGGCCGGCGGCCGTTCCGGCGCGGAGCCTGACGGCGGCGAGCGGCACGACGCAGCGCGGCACCGCGCCCCCGTGGGGAGGGCGCGGTGCCGCGGTGTTCGGAGGGCGCTCGCCGTTACGCGACGCCGTCCTGCCACCACCAGAAGCCCGACCCGTAGTTGGAGTGCTCGATCCGGCTGTCCACGTGCTGCCAGGAGACGGTGTAGGTCTCCAGGCCGGAGAAGCCGCAGGTCTCGGCGATCCGGTAGACGGACAGCGTGGACAGGCCGGAGACCGCGATGTCGGCGGCCACCCCGTAGGTGTGCATGGAGTTCCCCGCGCCGCCCACCGAGGAGTTGTACGCGGTGCTGCGGAAGCCGGAGTTGATGGTGATCGCGCGGTCGCCCGCCTTCTTCCGCAGCGCCTCCAGCTTGTACATGGTGCGGCGGACGTTCTCCTGCACCTCGCCGGAGCCGACGTTGCCGCCGCCGAAGCCCGAGCCGTCGTGGCTGGTGAACTCGGACCAGTTGAAGTGGGCGGTGGAACCGTCCGACTTCTCCAGCGAGTTGAGCACGCCGAAGGTCTGCGGGCCGGCCACGCCGTCCGCGCTCAGCCCGTACGCGGCCTGGAAGCGGCGCACCGCGGCGGCGGTGCCCGGCCCGAAGGAGCCGTCCACGGCCACGTAGGTCTGCGAGGCGGAGTCCGCCGCCCAGCCCGCGACACGGATCTGCAGCTCGGCCACGGCCGAACCGGAGGAGCCCTCACTGAGGTTTCCGGACCAGCCGTAGGCGGCCGCCGGGCGGGCGAACCCGATGTTGGCGACCGCGGCGAGCCCGGCCGCGGCCACGGCGCCGGTGCCGTAGCGCAGGAGTGCGCGGCGGTCGAGGGAAGAGCTGTTCACTACGTGCTCCTTCGAGGAGTCGGCACGGGGAAGACGTCAACAGGGCTGTGCGGGGCCGATCAGTACCAGTTGTGGGCCTGCCAGAAGCTCCAGGCCGAGCACGGGTCGCCGTAGCGGCCCTTGATGTAGTCCAGGCCCCACTGGAGCTGGGTGGCCGGGTTGGTCTGCCAGTCGGAGCCGGCGGTGGCCATCTTGTCGCCGGGCAGCGACTGCGGGATGCCGTACGCCCCGGAGGACGGGTTGGTGGCGTAGACCTTCCAGCCGCTCTCGTGGACGTAGATCTGGTCCAGGCAGCCGAACTGGCCGCTCACGCTCCAGCCGTGGCTGGGGAACTTCCACTGGGCGGTGATCTGCACGGTCCGGGCGACGCCCATGGCGTTCATGGTGGCCGGGCCGGCGATGCCGTCGGCGCTCAGGTTGTGGGCGCGCTGCCAGTCGGTGACGGAGCCGGTCGTGCCGGAGCCGTAGGCACCGTCCGCGCCGGCGCCGGCCGCGCGCTGGACCTCGGCGACCTTGTTGTGCAGGGCGAGTTCGGTGCGGGCGCCGTACACACCGTCCTCGTCGAGGCCGTTGTCGTGCTGGAAGCTGCGGACGGCGGCGGTGGTCTGCGGGCCGTAGTTGCCGTCGACGCCGCTGCTCGCCAGGTAGCCGATGCCCACCAGGTTGCGCTGGACCCAGGTGGTGCTGTCCAGCGCCTGGGCCTGCGCGGGCAGCAGGGCCATCGCGACGAACGCGAGCACGGCCACGGCCAGCCCGCGCAGGGTCTTCTTCACGGTCATTCCATCCCCTCCGGCGCCTGTCGGGTGATCAGGCGGTGCCGCCCACTCTCGGGGCCGGACGGCCGTCCCGCCACGGGTCGGCGGCACCGGGGACGTCCCGGGCAACTCCGGGAACGCGGTGGGACGGCGCCGGGACGCCGCTGGGACGGCCTCGGGACGCTCGGGAGGGGGCCGGAACGGCCACCGGGCCGGACCGGGTCGTCCGGGCGCGGTCCCCGGTCAGGCGCTCGGCGACTAAGCTCCCCGTACTGTGACCGAACGTCAGACCATCCGAACAGCCCGGGAATCCGCCGACGTCCTCATCCTCGGCGCCGGACCGGCCGGCCTCACCCTCGCGAACCTCCTGCACGCCGCCGGGATCGACTGCGTCGTCCTCGAACGCGCCGACCGCGCCCACGTCCAGACCAGGGCGCGGGCCGGCTTCCTCGCCGCCAACACCGTCCGTGTCCTGGAGCGCCACGGCCTGGCCGACGGCCTGCACCGGCGCGGCCGCCCGCACGGCACCTGCGAGTTCCGCACCGAGGACGGCAGTTTCCGGCTCGACTACGGCGCCCTCGGCCGCCACGAGCAGCACACCGTCTACCCCCAGCAGGACCTGGTCACCGACCTGTTGACCCACTACCTGGACGCGGGCGGCCGGATCCACTTCGAGACCGAGGCCCGGACCGTGCAGGACGCCGCCGGCCCCCGCCCCACCGTCGCCGTCCAGGAGGCCGACGGCCGCCCCGACCGCTGGCGGGCCCGGTACGTGGCCGGCTGCGACGGCCGCCACGGCGCCGCCCGGCGCTCCCTGCCGACCGGCACCCTCCGCCACCACCGCGACCACGGCGTCACCTGGCTCGGCCTGCTCGCCGAGGCACCCCCGAGCCTGGACGCCGTCGGCTACGCCCTGCACCCCCACGGCTTCGCCGGCCACATGGCCCGCACCGCCGACATCACCCGCTACTACCTGCAGTACGAGCGAGGCATCCCCGCCGACGCCTGGTCCGAGGAGCGGATCTGGGCGGAGCTCGACCTGCGGATGTACACCGCCGAACACGGGCCGTTGCACCACGGCCGGATCCTCCAGCGCTCCGTCATCGACCTGGAGTCCGACGTGATCGAACCGCTGCGGCACGGCTCGCTGCTGCTGGCCGGGGACGCCGCCAGCCTGCCCGCCCCCGCCGCCGCGAAGGGCGCCAACCTCGCCGTCCTGGAGGCCGAACTCCTCGCCGAGGCACTGATCGACGAGCTCGCCCACCACGACTCCCGGGCGCTCGACCGGTACTCCCGGCGCTGCCTCGAACACATCTGGCGCGCGCAGGAGTTCGCGCACTGGATGATCCAGCTCCTGCACGCCCCGGCCGGACCGGACGAGGGCTCGTACTTCCACGAAGCCATGCGGCGCTCCCGCATCGAGTCCCTGCGCACCTCGCGCACCCACCAGGACTGGTTCGCCGAGAACTACGTCGGCATCTGACCGCCCGGCCGTCTCGGCTCGACGTACTCGACGGTCTGCATCATTCCGAGGTCCTCGTGCTGGAGCTGGTGGCAGTGGGCGACGGTGCTGCCGGTGAAGTCCTCGTACCGGACCAGGAAGGTGACGGTGTCGCCGGGCTCGCCGCCGGCCAGGTCGATGGTGTCCTGCCAGACCGGCGGGTCGAGCTGCTCGCCGTTGCGGTGGGTGACCAGGACGTGGTTGGTGTGCAGGTGGAAGGGGTGGCTGAAGGCCGGGTTGGTCTCGTCGGTGCGCAGCGTCCACCGCTCGACGGTGTCCAGCCCCAGGGTGTGGTTGACGTAGCCGGGGTCGAACAGCCCGTAGGCCGGGTCCCGGGTGAGGTCGCCGTCGGGGTCGGCGGCGGGGGTCGGGTTGCTCCCCAGGACGCGGAAGGCGTTGGGGAACGGCCCGGCGAGGACGCCGGGGTCGACGTGGAAGACCACCTCGCGGTCCGCGTCCGGGTTGGCGATGTCGTCGGCGTCGAGGAAGGGCTTGCCGGCCGGCAGGGTGGTCGGCAGGTCCATCGGCGGGTCGACCGGGTCGCCCGCCACCTGGACCGTCATCAGCGGCTCGGTCACCCTGTCGGCCCGCAGTTCGTAGCGGCCGGGGTCGCCGCCGCGGACCAGCACGTCGGCCCGGTTGCCCATGGCCAGCCGCAGCCGGTCGGTGGCGACCGTGGCCGGGAAGGTCACGCCGTCCTGGGCGATCTGGTGGAAGGTGAGGTTCTGCTCGCCGTCGGTGAGCCGCAGCGGCAGCGCGGTGAAGGCCGTCGCGCAGACCAGCCGCCAGCGCTGCACCTCGCCCGGGCGCAGCGTGAGGGTGGGGTTGACCGCGCCGTTGACGGTCAGGGTCGCCGGGACGGCGGTCAGCGCGTTGCCGGAGGTGAAGTCGGGGACCTTGCCGTCCTTGAGCCTGAGCTCGTTGACGCAGACCACGAGGTCGGCGGCCGCCGCGATCTCGGGCACCTCGTCGACGTCGCCCTCGACGATGAGGACCCCGGCCATTCCGCCGACGATCTGCACGGCCGTGGCGCCGTGCAGGTGGGGGTGGTACCAGTGGGTGCCGGCCGGGTGGTCGGCCGGGATGTCGACGGTGGTCAGGTACTGCGGCTCGGGGGCGCCGGCGTCGACCTCGTCGGCGGTGCGCGGGGCGAACTCGCGGTGCACGTTGTCGGCGTCCCCGGACGGGGAGACGTGCAGGCCGTGGGTGTGCAGGTTGAAGCTGTTGAGGTTGTGCGGCCGGTTGTGGCCGCCGCTGTGGGGCTCGTTCGGCGGCAGGCCGTTGACCTGGGTCAGCCGCAGGGTGTCCCCGCCGCGCACCCGCAGGGTCGGTCCGGGGATCGTCCCGTTGTAGGTGCGGGTGGTGGCCGTCCCGTAGCCGAGGATGACGGTGTCCGTGAACCGCACGTCGAGCGTCTGTTCCAGCACCGCCCTGGGCGTGCCGGGCACCCGCCGCCGGGCACGGACGGCCGGCTGCGGGAAGGCCGCGGGCGCGGGCGCCGCCGCCGCGGACTGCCGGGAGAGGATCCCGTCGGACGCCGCCACCAGGACAGCGGCGGGGAGCGCCTTGAACATCGATCGACGACTGATTCCGACTTTTTCGGTCATGGTCGGGCAATCTAGGTCAGCCCACCGGCGGCTCCCGGTAAGCACACCGCGCGCCCGCCGCACATTGGGCCTTCCGCACCACTCCCGCGGCACGGGCCTCGGGCCGGCGGACCCCGGCCGGCGGACCCTCAGCCCGACCAGACCGTCACCGTGGCCTCCACCTGGTAGTCCGCCGGGGCGATGGAGTCGATCCTGATCAGGGCGGTGCGGCCGCCGGGGCTCTTCAGACAGACCAGCGACCCGACGTTCACGTGGGCCGAGTCGCCCGAGTGGCTGGCGGCCCAGTCGGCGCAGGCGGCACCGGACGGCGGTGTCTGGCCCGTCCAGATGCCGAAGCTGTCGTGCTCGCTCTGGATCTCCTCCCGCAGCACGGCCGTGGTCGCGGTGAACCCGGTCGCGTAGATGCCCTGCGGGAAGCCGGGGTGACGCGACGGCGGGGTCAGGTCGAAGTCGATGCCGCCCTCCATCGAGATCC from Kitasatospora cathayae includes:
- a CDS encoding flavin monoamine oxidase family protein, with the protein product MTGARGRVAVIGAGVAGLVCAYELERRGFDVVVYERSNRPGGRVRTHRFWDGTHVDLGAMRIPGNHHCVLHYVSRFRLETRPFVNANPRAYYHLRGRRVRVRDVATIYPAYALRPGERQAPTPMLDRLLGSVWRTLTVEQQERTLAGHWDDPALERAASMSLWQFVHEHLSQEAWDLIGHASGLAHYEQSSLLEVLVDYFGLFHERQVELVNGLDALIHAFVRALRPDTLRLSSRIDELALTTDGVRIHGKRLGAPLEDHADYVVCCVPAPALDQITVTPGLPHVQRHAVRGISYASSSKTVLHLTRRRWELEDGIHGGGSFTDLPIQQCWYPSDNAMPVTDGVNGSADHRWAARDPLRSAEPTALLGAYQWGANARRFAALPAADRDALVLDCLERLHPGVSADVDDIVHCDWDVQTGMGGGAFAHLTPGEHTRYLAVLGSPHPADDPRIFFAGEHLSGAHAWCQGAARSALDAVGALLDRAGHPRTAIRVGTG
- a CDS encoding glutamate-cysteine ligase family protein, with the protein product MTDRELARDDLRAPFRPARSEQVGIEIECGLLDPATGLAARYFGERGVLAVLEAVLARWGGERQEDAGRLTGVLRPDGSQITLEHGGQLEYSSVPVPSVAEAVSDMRAALEQLADLARRFGLALVPGGNLPFDRLADIQWVPMTRGAIMRDYFAGLGAAGDRARYIMALSLSTQVTLDYLSPADFTEKLRAQMAAAPVVAALLVNSPIQEGRSEGLLSHRSWAWLRMDPRRGGVLPPALRPDVSVDDVIDWALDIPLIHYRTPDGRYHPAPDRPFADLLRHGYDDGSRPTAAHWASHLNQLWTHTRVRNTLELRGSDGPPYPFIGAVPALWTGLTYHPESRAAVWKLLGHHTLAQHRAALTELPVQGLATRLGDDPVRPLAAELLHLARAGLCARVAAGLEPPDVPGYLDPLNEIVATGHTFAEQGLRRWHGEFGRDPARYVAAHRV
- a CDS encoding DUF2690 domain-containing protein — translated: MSQSWKPLPDDLAEPARRLAEELRAVKDAHRISLAELGKRTYLSKASWERWLNGKRLITPQALAGLIAAVDCDGELLTSLLRQAEAARDASGGSASGPVPVPVPVSVPVPVTVPGSVPEPVPVRPTEAPVQLSAPPVPQGERLTDLSAVLARIAGWRRPWTLVAAALAVALVVVASLYLHGRNAGTTAAAAGPTGLCQGIGCAGKDPQVMGCEDDDHTLLTGNVGQVILYLHYSPRCRAAWAGLTDGAPGDTATITNNTGWQETALIHWGYDAYSAMVDAGPADTTLRVCGHQPGGDGCIPLVTNPAARASAMPTPAPKTEAPRKETPTPSPTPTSTPVPTP
- a CDS encoding helix-turn-helix domain-containing protein gives rise to the protein MGRQHASATTSPSPADRLASELQSLKSGSGLTYARLSERTHYAKSSWERWVNGKQFPPRDAVQSIASVCGGDAEHLLELWRLADSRRITFTAPGAAPAPGTTGPEAAPAHGGGPAEDADSPCPHRRQAALLRRVALLSLALGAGGVLAATGRRPFRRGA
- a CDS encoding D-Ala-D-Ala carboxypeptidase family metallohydrolase — encoded protein: MNSSSLDRRALLRYGTGAVAAAGLAAVANIGFARPAAAYGWSGNLSEGSSGSAVAELQIRVAGWAADSASQTYVAVDGSFGPGTAAAVRRFQAAYGLSADGVAGPQTFGVLNSLEKSDGSTAHFNWSEFTSHDGSGFGGGNVGSGEVQENVRRTMYKLEALRKKAGDRAITINSGFRSTAYNSSVGGAGNSMHTYGVAADIAVSGLSTLSVYRIAETCGFSGLETYTVSWQHVDSRIEHSNYGSGFWWWQDGVA
- a CDS encoding peptidoglycan-binding domain-containing protein, with the protein product MTVKKTLRGLAVAVLAFVAMALLPAQAQALDSTTWVQRNLVGIGYLASSGVDGNYGPQTTAAVRSFQHDNGLDEDGVYGARTELALHNKVAEVQRAAGAGADGAYGSGTTGSVTDWQRAHNLSADGIAGPATMNAMGVARTVQITAQWKFPSHGWSVSGQFGCLDQIYVHESGWKVYATNPSSGAYGIPQSLPGDKMATAGSDWQTNPATQLQWGLDYIKGRYGDPCSAWSFWQAHNWY
- a CDS encoding 4-hydroxybenzoate 3-monooxygenase, which translates into the protein MTERQTIRTARESADVLILGAGPAGLTLANLLHAAGIDCVVLERADRAHVQTRARAGFLAANTVRVLERHGLADGLHRRGRPHGTCEFRTEDGSFRLDYGALGRHEQHTVYPQQDLVTDLLTHYLDAGGRIHFETEARTVQDAAGPRPTVAVQEADGRPDRWRARYVAGCDGRHGAARRSLPTGTLRHHRDHGVTWLGLLAEAPPSLDAVGYALHPHGFAGHMARTADITRYYLQYERGIPADAWSEERIWAELDLRMYTAEHGPLHHGRILQRSVIDLESDVIEPLRHGSLLLAGDAASLPAPAAAKGANLAVLEAELLAEALIDELAHHDSRALDRYSRRCLEHIWRAQEFAHWMIQLLHAPAGPDEGSYFHEAMRRSRIESLRTSRTHQDWFAENYVGI